The nucleotide window TCCATACTCTTTTGCGTGCGATAAAACTTTTTTAAACTGATCTTCTTGTTTTGCCATAATGAGCGCAAAGATACACGTTTACCGAAATTTATCAATAAAACTGCAGTTTAAAAAATTGGTAAAAATCATTTTATGTATCTTTCCTTAGATTTCTTTTATGCTATGAAAATATTAAAAGATCTATTGTATCTCTTTTATCCAAAGTTATGCGCAGTTTGTGAATTAAAATTAGTTGAAAACGAAACTACCATTTGCACGCTTTGCAGGCATGATTTGCCATTAACTAATTTTACAAACTTTAGAGAAAACAAGGTCACCAAAACATTTTACGGACGAACGTTAATACACAAAGGCTTTGCCCTTCTTTACTATAGGAAGAAAGGTAGTGCTCGTAAGTTAATTCAAGATTTAAAATACAGAAACAACCAAGAAATTGGTGTTTTCTTTGGGAATTGGTTAGGAGAGCTTTTGAGCGAAAACAAAGAATTTGAAAACATAGATTGTATGGTACCTGTGCCTTTACATCCTAAGAAATTAATGGAAAGAGGTTATAATCAAGTCACTAAATTTGGAGAACGCTTAAGTTATCACTTAGATAAACCTTTAATTGAAGATAAACTGAAACGTATTTCTGCAACAAAAACACAGACATTAAAAGCACGTTTTGAACGTTTTACTAATAATGATACTAAGTTTGAATTAGAAGATGCTGCCTTTTTTAACAACAAACATGTATTGCTTATTGATGATGTAATTACAACTGGTGCAACTTTAGAGGCTTGTGCAAATGAGTTTCAGAAAGCTACAAATGCTAAAATTAGCATTCTTACTATGGCCTTTACTGAATAAATTTTATGATTTTTTATTCAAAAATTAATCGTTATTTTGTCTTAAATTTATTTTTGTGAAAACTAGTTACAGGTTACTTTTATTACTATCATTTCTTTTTCTAATGATAAATTGTGCAAGAACTGGAAGACCTGATGGAGGTCCTAAAGATGAAGAAGCACCATTATTTGTTACAGCAAACCCTCCTTATGAAAGTACTAATTTTGATGAAGTTGAAATTAGAATCGAGTTTGATGAGTATGTAACTCTTAAAGATTTAAATAAGCAATTGGTAGTTTCTCCACCCATGAAAAACCCACCTTTAATTACACCTCAAGGAACACCAAGTGATTTTATTGATATTGAAATTATTGACACCCTTAAAGCAAATACAACTTACATCTTAAATTTTGGCAACGCAGTTCAAGATAACAATGAAGGTAATCAATTAGAAAACTTTAAATATGTTTTTTCTACTGGTAGTTATATAGATTCTTTAACCACTTTTGGTACTATTAAAGATGCAGAACTTCTTGAAACACCTAGAAGTGTAAACGTTTTAATGTATAGAATAGACAGCACATTTAATGACTCTATTATCTATAAAAGAAAACCTGATTATGTTACAAGTACCTTAGATACTACCAATTACAATTTTACCAACCTAAGAAAAGGAAACTATTTATTATTAGCCTTAAAAGAGCCTTTAAACGACTATATTTTTAACTCTAAAACCGATAAAATAGGTTTTTATAAAGATACTATTCAGCTTCCTAAAGATAGTATAATTCCAAATTCTATTGTGTTATTTAATGAAGAACAACCTTATGAATTTGCAAGAGGAAAAGAAACTGCGAAGGGTAAAATTGAGTTTGGTTTTTATGGTGATGCAAAAGACATGAAAATTAACCTACTTTCTGATGTACCTGAGGATTTTAAAAGTATTGCAAAATTTGATTCCAAAAAAGATACTTTGAATTATTGGTATACTCCAATAGAGAGAGACTCTTTAAACTTTATAGTTGCAAACAATGATGTTTTAGATACTATTACTGTTCGATTACGAAAAAAAAATATAGATTCTTTAATTATTGAATCATCCATCAGAAATATTTTAAACTTAAGAGATACGTTTTATATAAATAGTAACACACCTATTGTTACTATAGATAGTACCAAAATTAATTTATTTGATAAAGATACTTTAGCTGTAAAATATAAAATCATTCCGTCTATAAAAGAAAATAAGATTGCCTTTGTTTTTGATAAAAAGCCAGAAGACAAATATAAATTTAGCTTCTTACCAAAAGCGTTTACAGACATTTATGAAGTTGCCAATGATAGTTTAGCTTATTATTTTGTTACTAATGAGTTAGAAGATTATGGTAGAATAACGTTAAACGTAAATAATATTAATTCTAAAAACGTAATCATAGAATTATTGTCTGGTCAAAATCAAGATGAAATTGTAGAAAGACGTTTTATTAATTCTTCTGCGCAATTGGTTTTTGATTTATTGGAGCCCATTAAATACACAGTTAGAGCCATAATAGATGAAAATGGAAATAATAAATGGGACACAGGAAACTATCTAAAAAAGCAGCAGCCAGAAGTAATTTTATATAATGAAGCCATTAACAATTACGCACTTAGAGCCAACTATTTTGTAGAGGAAATATTTATTATTAATTAATTTTGTAAATTACATCAAAATAGAATATATGATATTTACCTGGTCTATACCTTTATTAATTTTAGCCTGCTTATCTATATTACTATGGTTTTGGGCTATTATTGATATTAATAGAAGTAATTTTAAAGATCCAAAACATAAAGGTTTGTTCTTTTTATTAGTTTTAATTACACCTGTTATAGGGTCTATAATTTATTTTCAAATGAAGAAAGGTTACGTTTCTACTGATAAAAGAAGGTTTTCTCCACAATTTAATAATCATTAATAACGCTCCTTAAAGAATTAGGCATTTAAAGCTTGTTCTAAATCAGCTAGCAAATCTTCTACATCTTCAATACCAACACTTAGACGTATTAAAGACTCTGTAATACCAATTTTTAAGCGCTCTTCTTCTGGAATAGAACCATGAGACATGGTTACAGGATGATTTACCAAACTTTCTACACCACCTAAAGATTCTGCCAACGTAAATAATTTTGTGCTTTCTAAAAATGAAAAGGTTGCTTCTTTACTTTCATCCTTTAACTTAAAAGAAACCATACCACCAAAAGCTGTCATTTGCTTTTTGGCAATTTCGTAGCTTTCATGAGATTTTAACCCTGGATAATACACTTTACCAACTTTAGAATGTGTCTCTAAAAATCGAGCTACTTTCAAGCCGTTTTCACAATGTCTTTGCATTCTAACATGCAAAGTTTTTACACCTCTTAAAGCCAGAAAAGAATCCATGGGCCCTGCAATTGCACCTGCTGCAAATTGTATAAAATGTATTTCTTTAGCCAATGTTTCTTCTTTTACCATTAAAGCACCCATTACCAAATCTGAATGGCCTCCCAAATATTTAGTAGCAGAATGCATAACAATATCTGCACCTAAATCTAATGGTTTTTGCAAATATGGTGTTGCAAATGTATTATCTACAGCTATTAAAATTTCTGAATTTTCTTCTTTTACATTCGTTGTTATTTTATGAATGTTTGCAATTTTCATTAATGGATTGGTAGGTGTTTCTATCCACACCAATTTTGTTTTTGAAGTAATTGCGTTGGTTACATTAGCAACCTTATTCATATTTACAAACGAAAACTCTAAACCATATTTTTGAAATAATTGTGTAAACATTCTGTAAGTTCCTCCATACAAATCATCTCCTGCAATTACTTCATCTCCTGGCTTTAACAATCTTAAAACTGCATCTATAGCAGCCATTCCAGATGCAAATGCGAATGCATGCGTGCCATTTTCTAGTGCTGCAAAATTAGCTTCTAAAGCAGTTCTAGTAGGGTTTGTACCTCTTGCATATGCATAACCTTTGTGCTGCCCAGGGCTAGATTGTGCAAAGGTTGATGTTAAAAAAACAGGTGGCATTACTGAACCTGTTGTTTCTTCGTGCTTCTGACCTCCGTGAATTGTTTTGGTATTGAATTTCATGTTTTAATAGACTTAAAATTACAAAAAGCGAGAATATTCTAAATAGGCTTAGCCCAGATTGAACGACTTGTTTGAGCTCTTTTTGAGTTGCTGATTTTTATCAGCAACTCAAAAAAGCGAGTAGTGAAAGCTGGAAACAGCTTCTAAACCTAAAGAAACTTTTTTATAGATCTAATAATTCCATAATGTATACCTTCATG belongs to Polaribacter dokdonensis and includes:
- a CDS encoding cystathionine gamma-synthase — its product is MKFNTKTIHGGQKHEETTGSVMPPVFLTSTFAQSSPGQHKGYAYARGTNPTRTALEANFAALENGTHAFAFASGMAAIDAVLRLLKPGDEVIAGDDLYGGTYRMFTQLFQKYGLEFSFVNMNKVANVTNAITSKTKLVWIETPTNPLMKIANIHKITTNVKEENSEILIAVDNTFATPYLQKPLDLGADIVMHSATKYLGGHSDLVMGALMVKEETLAKEIHFIQFAAGAIAGPMDSFLALRGVKTLHVRMQRHCENGLKVARFLETHSKVGKVYYPGLKSHESYEIAKKQMTAFGGMVSFKLKDESKEATFSFLESTKLFTLAESLGGVESLVNHPVTMSHGSIPEEERLKIGITESLIRLSVGIEDVEDLLADLEQALNA
- a CDS encoding Ig-like domain-containing protein codes for the protein MKTSYRLLLLLSFLFLMINCARTGRPDGGPKDEEAPLFVTANPPYESTNFDEVEIRIEFDEYVTLKDLNKQLVVSPPMKNPPLITPQGTPSDFIDIEIIDTLKANTTYILNFGNAVQDNNEGNQLENFKYVFSTGSYIDSLTTFGTIKDAELLETPRSVNVLMYRIDSTFNDSIIYKRKPDYVTSTLDTTNYNFTNLRKGNYLLLALKEPLNDYIFNSKTDKIGFYKDTIQLPKDSIIPNSIVLFNEEQPYEFARGKETAKGKIEFGFYGDAKDMKINLLSDVPEDFKSIAKFDSKKDTLNYWYTPIERDSLNFIVANNDVLDTITVRLRKKNIDSLIIESSIRNILNLRDTFYINSNTPIVTIDSTKINLFDKDTLAVKYKIIPSIKENKIAFVFDKKPEDKYKFSFLPKAFTDIYEVANDSLAYYFVTNELEDYGRITLNVNNINSKNVIIELLSGQNQDEIVERRFINSSAQLVFDLLEPIKYTVRAIIDENGNNKWDTGNYLKKQQPEVILYNEAINNYALRANYFVEEIFIIN
- a CDS encoding PLDc N-terminal domain-containing protein, which codes for MIFTWSIPLLILACLSILLWFWAIIDINRSNFKDPKHKGLFFLLVLITPVIGSIIYFQMKKGYVSTDKRRFSPQFNNH
- a CDS encoding ComF family protein; its protein translation is MKILKDLLYLFYPKLCAVCELKLVENETTICTLCRHDLPLTNFTNFRENKVTKTFYGRTLIHKGFALLYYRKKGSARKLIQDLKYRNNQEIGVFFGNWLGELLSENKEFENIDCMVPVPLHPKKLMERGYNQVTKFGERLSYHLDKPLIEDKLKRISATKTQTLKARFERFTNNDTKFELEDAAFFNNKHVLLIDDVITTGATLEACANEFQKATNAKISILTMAFTE